The Muntiacus reevesi chromosome 7, mMunRee1.1, whole genome shotgun sequence genome includes a region encoding these proteins:
- the SNAPC1 gene encoding snRNA-activating protein complex subunit 1, whose protein sequence is MGSSAGLKDDCEALLSRFQEMDSVRFEDFTELWRSMKFGTIFCGRMRNLEKNTFTKEALTSAWRYFLPPYTFQIRVGALYLLYGLYNTQLCQPKQKIRVALKDWDEILKFQQDLINAQHFDAAYIFRRLRLDRAFHFTAMPKLLSYRMKKKMQRTEITEEFKDPNDRVMKLITSDVLEEMMNVHDHYQRMKHVISADKSNPEKSLNLIKDDFFDNIKNIVLEHQQWHKDRKNPPLKLKVKGGEEKIERNSQQSERCERAESLAKIKSKAFSVVVQASKSRRHRQVKVDFSDSESSQVQTKTTRKRRNKETLKPAGRKVSSRDRGDMQNLHKEDKSLSLSMPVVTEEDEENESFSETEFTAPKRRRKQRTKS, encoded by the exons ATGGGGTCTTCTGCAGGCTTGAAGGACGACTGCGAGGCCCTGCTCAGCCGCTTCCAGGAGATGGACAGCGTGCGCTTCGAGGACTTCACTGAGCTCTGGAGAAGTATGAAGTTTGGAACCATCTTCTG tGGTAGAAtgagaaatttagaaaagaaCACGTTTACAAAAGAAGCTTTGACTTCGGCTTGGCGATATTTTTTACCTCCATACACCTTCCAGATCAGAGTTGGTGCTTTGTATCTGCTATATGGATTATATAACACGCAACTGTGTCAACCAAAACAAAAG ATTAGAGTTGCCCTGAAGGATtgggatgaaattttaaaatttcagcaaGATTTGATAAATGCACAACATTTTGATGCAGCTTATATTTTCAGGAGACTGCGACTAGACAGAGCATTTCACTTTACAGCAATGCCCAAATTG ctgtcatacagaatgaagaaaaaaatgcaacgAACTGAGATTACTGAAGAATTTAAGGACCCAAATGATCGTGTAATGAAACTTATCACTTCTGATGTATTAGAG GAAATGATGAACGTTCATGACCATTATCAGAGAATGAAACATGTAATTTCAGCTGACAAATCCAATCCGGAAAAATCCCTCAACTTgataaaagatgatttttttgaCAATATCAAGAACATAGTTTTGGAGCATCAGcagtggcacaaagacagaaag AATCCACCCTTAAAACTGAAAGTTAAAGGTGGAGAAGAAAAGATTGAGAGAAATTCACAACAATCAGAG AGATGTGAAAGGGCAGAATCATTAgcgaaaataaaatcaaaggccttttcagttgttgttcag GCATCAAAGTCAAGAAGGCACCGTCAGGTCAAAGTTGACTTTTCTGATTCTGAATCCAGCCAAGTACAAACCAAAAcaactaggaaaagaagaaacaaagaaacgtTGAAACCAGCAGGAAGGAAAGTGTCTTCCAGAGATAGAG GTGACATGCAGAATCTACATAAGGAAGATAAATCTTTAAGTCTGAGTATGCCTGTGGTTACAGAAGAGGATGAGGAGAATGAAAGTTTTAGTGAAACAG